The following DNA comes from Gopherus flavomarginatus isolate rGopFla2 chromosome 5, rGopFla2.mat.asm, whole genome shotgun sequence.
agcacagcagcccttaGCACAGTGCTGGGATATTGGGGAGAGACGGGGAAAGCCCAGGGGCTGTCgattgggagtgaggagcaccggtAGACGGCTAGGGCTCATTCACTCCCAGCTCTAACAGGATTGGCTCCGGATTACACGTGACGCCTGCAGAGGGGAAGTGATCTCAGGCAAGATGGATCTCGTCAGGTTCTTGCTGGGGCCTGGTTTCCTGCTGGGGGACGGAGAACAagccgctgctggagccccgggagCGGCAGGATCTGGGtacggcggggctgggggcagcggcAGGGGCAGCAGGACTGAAATCCTGAAATTGCTGGAGCCACAGAGCTGGGCTCCATGTGTGTGGCTGGACCAGATTCCGCGAGTGTTTGTGTCTCGTGCCCCACGCGAGCCCCCGAGGCTGCCAGCGGGGTTCACACGCCCCAGATCGTGGGGGAGCAGCAGAGAGATGGCTccgtggggctgggagctgtgccaAGGGGGCTGGCGAGCCCAGCAGCTGCCCATGTGCCCCAGGATGAGCATGACCCCAGCAGGGCCCTCTGGATCTTGTGCCAGCCACGGGTCTCCAGCAGAGCAGTTAGCTCCATAGGGGGCCATACACACATCCCCGTGGGGCTGTGCCCTGGTCTCTGacctccctgtccccccacagaTCGGCCTGCCCTGGGCGAGGAGGGGAGCGGCCCGGCACAGGAGCTGGTGGTCGCTGCAGCTGGCTACCAGGTGAGATGCGCAGCGGGATGTGCTATCGGAGAGAGATCACTGCACCTTCCCCTTGGATCCTGCTGCACAcactcccctttgggctctcccaGCGGTGCCCCTCGCTGCCCTCCCTCTGATCCAGCGCTGGggggcatggctggagcagcaggtgctgagtggggtccCTTCTGGTTCCAGGCGCTGGTGGGGTTCGAGGAGGTGGCCATGTATTTCTCCTGGGAGGAATGGGGGCTCCTGGACGAAGGGCAGAGGCAGCTCTagagggatgtcatgcaggagaattaCCAGACTCTGATCTCGCTGGGTGAGGCGCCGCTGCCCCTTGGGGATCAGGAGCTGATATAGTGGGGAACCCTGGACAGCTTTGGCTCAGGGCTCTTCCCTGGCCCTGTAGATTTCTGGAGGAttggcccctgccccaaacccCACAGGAGAGACTGTCACCTCCACAGCCCCTCACTGGAAGGAGATTCACAGGGGGTGGTTTGATCCTCTCCCCCAGGGATCTCCAGGGCACAGGTGGCTGCTTTTCCTTGCTCTGGTTCCCACGCGCACTGAATCCctctattcccccaccccccaaggcaGCTCCATGCTCAGCAGGGTTCTGCTCTCTCTGCAGGGCTAGGAACGGCCCAACTCCTCCCTGAGCCATTCGCCCCCTCACTGTGTGTTGAGATCCCTGACTCCCGGAGCCCTGAACGGGGAGATGGTGGCAGAACAGGACGTCAGCGGGCAGAGAAGGAGCCAGGGCGCAGGCGCGGGAAGGCACAGCCCGTCAACTGTGGGgattgtgggaaaagcttcatgaAGAACTCAGAGTTAATCATACACCAGCGCACGCACACGGGTGAGAGGCCCTACCAGTGCCCTGATTGCGGAAGGTGCTTTGCCACGCGCTCCAGCTTGGATCGCCACCAGCGGGTCCACACCgatgagcggcccttcctctgcACCCGCTGCGGGAAGAGCTTCAAGCTTAGCTCGTCCCTGAGCCGGCACTGGCGCgtccatgctcagaaggggccctgtTCCTGCGTTGAATGCGGCAGTTGTTTCCAGCACAGTGCTGCACTGATCCAGCACCAggctgagcacctgaaccatggAGACCCCACCAACGGACCTGTGAGGACACGGGTCTACAAGGACCCCTTCGTCGAGGCACGGGACCTCGAGGGGGAGGCTGGTGGGATGTGGTATGCTGAACCTGTGAAAGAGGAGAGTGGGTGATGGAATCTGCACTTGGGTTGTGGGTCTGGGCAGGAGATGCTGGAGTGAGAAGAGAGCAGCTCTAAGGAATGCAGGGGCTGAACCTGTGATCTCTGGATCTAATATCTGGAGCTGAGCtgtgaggcagtgtggtctagggcagtggttctcaaccaggggtaaatgtatccctggggatatgcagagctcttccagggggaacatcagctcatctagatatttggctagggttacagcaggctacatataaagcactagcaaagtcagtacaaactaaaatttcacacagacagaatgagaaagtcagcagttTTTCAGTACTCGTGTGCTGTGACATATTTGTAtttgtatgtctgattttgtaagcaagtcgtttttaagtggaGGTGAAACTTGTGCTTACGCAAGGcaaaccagactcctgaaaggagtccAGTCATCTGGGaagttgagaagcactggtctagtggacagagcactatattaggacttctgggttctctttTTGGCTCAGTGTCTGGCTTGCTAGGTGATCTCAGGCAAGTAACggccacctctgtgcctcagtttccccatctgcaaaatggggtcAACGATactgtaaagttctttgagatcttcTAATGGAAATCACTAGATAAGAGCCGGGTATAATTATAATGactgaaaatttttcatttaaagtttatttgaattaaatatttaattttggatTAAATGACGTTTTTCCATGAAGAGTGTTCACATTCGATGgaaaatgttgaattttttttgttaaagaaacAGATCCCTGAAAACAGAAAAATTTAAGCcagaaactgaaatgtttcaatttgtgTATGTGCCCTAGTGCTTCCTGAGAGTTGTGGGTTGTTTGTACTCTTTGGACTACatatcccatgatgcactacCTCCTATCTTCTAGGGGTGACCATAgtacatcatgggagatgtagtccagctgccAGCCTATGgaagagaatgggagcatgaggcaccataactacaactcccatgaagcatttccaaatttaaatattttgttttgtctgaaattttgccaatttttgctgaaaaaaacatttccttgAAAAAT
Coding sequences within:
- the LOC127052861 gene encoding zinc finger protein 211-like — protein: MDLVRFLLGPGFLLGDGEQAAAGAPGAAGSGSACPGRGGERPGTGAGGRCSWLPGLGTAQLLPEPFAPSLCVEIPDSRSPERGDGGRTGRQRAEKEPGRRRGKAQPVNCGDCGKSFMKNSELIIHQRTHTGERPYQCPDCGRCFATRSSLDRHQRVHTDERPFLCTRCGKSFKLSSSLSRHWRVHAQKGPCSCVECGSCFQHSAALIQHQAEHLNHGDPTNGPVRTRVYKDPFVEARDLEGEAGGMWYAEPVKEESG